The Dermacentor albipictus isolate Rhodes 1998 colony unplaced genomic scaffold, USDA_Dalb.pri_finalv2 scaffold_13, whole genome shotgun sequence region GGAAATTTGAATACCTAGGTAATGGTGTTAGTAGTGGCTATAGGACAATTAAAAATCAGGGAACACCTAAGCAagcttcttatgagttgtgaatgtgaaagcattaatctctaattgaacgccactgagcggtgCTTCAAGTTTTGTGCTGTGAGTAATGTACCATAGTGGTACatgctgcctgagccagcaagcagcagcagcttgcgGTGCCAACATTGCACGCCACTCATGTCCTGCATGACGAGGAAacaaggaagcagcagcggccaccgaGGCCAGCAGGCGCGAACAGCAGCTAAGCCTAGCGGGGGTGGGAGAGAGAGACGCAGACCGTGCACCAGTTTCCAAGAGCGAGGTGGTGGCACCCACATGCACGCGACTGCCTCATGGATGGCAATCCGTCTAGCCCTGCAGTGCTGCATCACCGTATCTGCTCTATCGAGGCGCGCTAGTGACGTGGCATCAGGGCAATGCCCTCTCCACTCGCCTAACACCGTTTCGCCTGTTTTGCTTCATCGAGGCGCACTCGTGACATGGTGTtgcagccaatgagaatttaggtgccgtttcgctgctataGACACCGGCCTTTTTGctgaatgggccatttgatgctttcacatCAATATAGAGTGTAAATAGAGGCTATGTAATCATTACATCAGTGAAAAAAAGCATTACAAAGGTCTTGTTAATATTGATGTACATTAGCCAATTGGCACACCAGTCCTGTATCTTGATAAGGTACCTCTGCAAAAGGGAAGGGTGAGATGGGTTAGCTGCCCGGTGGTATAAAACGCAGTTGTCTGCTAAAAGTCTGGCGTTAGAATCAATGTTGAGTGAAAAATTGTTAATATAAATTGAAAAGTGGAGGGGGCTTAGTACAGTACCTTGGGGAACGCCAGATTGTACATGAGAGAGAGGAGACTTGCAAGAGTTAGCAACAACAAACTGCCGGTGTTCAGTTAACTCACAAATCCAGTTGAACACAGATGGATCTAAGCTAAGGCATGATAGCTTGAGTAAAAGACAGTGAGGAACCTTATCAAAAGGCCTTATCAAAATTAAGAAGCACATCATCGACGAGAATATTATGTTCAAGGTGCGAGTAAATTTCATTAAAGAAAAGAGTGAGTTGGGTTTCACAAGACTGGCTGGGGTGAAATCCATGCTGATTGGAGTGAAAAAAGTTGTTAGAAGACAGGAAACACGCTACGTCAGAATACAAGATATGCTCCATTATTTTGCAGCATACACTGGCGATGGTTATGGGACAATAATTGCTTGGTGATGACCAGTTACGTTTCTTGAATACAATAATAACCTTCCCAATCTGCTGGTCTGCTGGAACTGATCTTGTATTGTGTGATTGCTGAAATATAAGTGATAAAACAAAACTAGTTACTTGTTTGGTGTTCGTGAACACTTTAACATTTATACCGTCTTTTCTAGCTGATGACGAATTTTTTAGGTTATCAATGGTGTTAGCGATACCATTCAGGCACAAGGTGATATGGCTTATCGGGGATGCACAGACAACAGGATTGAAGGAAGGTTCTCAGTGTATTCGCAGGTGAAAACAGAGCAAAATGTGGTGTTTAGTACATTAGCAATTTCCTCTTTAGGTATAGGACAGCCATTAGTACCACATTATTAGATGCTGTTTGACTTCTAAGGTCTAATAGTTTTCTAATACCATTTGGGATTGTTGCATAGCATAAATAAGAGTATTATTGTAAAATTGATTTTCGGCTTGTGTAATTGATGCCATGTACTCGTTTACGGCAGTACAGTATTTCATCCATGCAGAGTTAGAATTGGAATGCTGCAAACAGTCTTTATCTTATTGTTCAGCCATTTTATGTTGGCTTTAAACCATGGGAACTGTGCTCACTCATTAACTGTAATAGTCAGAACATATTTTGCTGCGAGCCACAACATTTCATTTTTCAACAATGTTCAGTTGCTTTTAATGGAGTGTGAGTGAAGACGAATAGTGAGATCTTTGCAAAAATTTGCTAGTTCTTCAGTAATGGCAACATAGTCACCTTTGTCATACAATATGTCAGTGttttttctggttttctcgcttttGAATATATTACTAGACACGGTGCCGTTAATCACAGAGTGATTGCTTAGTGTGGGAAGAAGAGTTAGTGTGGCGAAAATATTGATGTGTggtaaagggcccctgaaacggctcggacaaattttgtagacgcgtagggtacagcttaagtagaacattcgcaccacaatttaagtgaagcgttacgtattaatggagctacaagcgattagaagttaccctcctccctagccatgcttttcctcctcaactcgttcgccgagcgagcagggctaagctccgccttcactggttcagcgtcacgatgcgacgtcacatcgtcacttccggttgttttggagcccgcccctgccggcgcgagacctctccgctagccgcttggccgtcgaccccaagcgagagctatcgaagcagcgtgcgttgcgagcattctgtcgtagcgccgaacgtgtattgtattccggtaaccacaggcaagctggtcattttggcaaatgactggaggcataaactcaagctgatgaaggaactttagcgtagacgtacgtgagcggcctgaccggtctgcacggtccatacacttgttggcacagcgcttaaccagccaaacaaagcgctaatattgctctaatcaAGTGTAAAAcactttaaacatttataaaaacaacgtgttgatgattacactccagcgaaaaatacacaccaacagcaaagaagaatacagttcattgctgctactgtgtatggttgagctttgtgccaccaggtggctgcaccatgcagaccattcacatttgcccttctgctcatcccgttacggcacagttaAACGGCACAGTTAAACGGCCAgactctgtccccttgcgcttgccctaataccggactcgcgaaacgctattgcgttagtaatcttccggtgtaaagtgacggccacatacgcgcaaatcctggcgccgatcggatagcggcagtctgatgcgcagcagccagttcgctcgtacgctgcttTGCAAAGGGACACGAtgccgcagcttgacatattgccaatcGCTACGTCTGCAATCCGCAAGGCAACAAAgttgaatcatagtgctcgcgaaaagactgagaccaactctgaccgcggcgctctcgtcaaaatggagtacgttgtaacacaagcagacgacacttgctgtgtgccggaagtgcttaagtgtactgaaaaattattcttgtgcattctctttatgttactttcttttcataaaaacaaattaactaacattccaactattacgaagatcgtttgtttaccataaagttggaaaaattattgataacgcccttgtcagccaatcggatagctcgccccactgacgtcatatgggtgatttcggtcatatgggtaggggcggcttaaaattctgccgagcagtgcgttgcgatcggcagcgatgtgcatttttaaaaccttataataaattatacgCTTTACGCAcggcacttagatgtgtcaattaataatcagaaggacctactctaacgactcagtacgtttgtagaaaatcgtcaaaagcgtttcagggtccctttaaaattAAGTCAAGAATAAGAATGTAGGAAGAATGAGTTGTAATGCATGGTGGTTCTGTGATAAGTTGGGATAGGCCAAATGTAAGGCATATATTCAGAAATTTACTTTTGGCAATATTTCTTGACATTGTGGCTGCAGGGTTTGTTCATTCTATCGACGAAAGGTAAAATCGCCACTTAGTACATATGTCCCCTTGAGGCGCTTTGTGCACAATTGTGCATGCCAGCATAGTGCATcaaagcaaaagcactgatgaaaataATGATATTTAAGATGTGTAAAATACTTGAAACACTTCTGACTGGCCCTGTGCTGCAAGTTTCAATAATATGTGGGAAGTGTTTTAAAAAAACGAATTGGCTGGGTGTTTGCTCTCAGTGGCAGTATTTCCGCGGGATATGCCTGTTTTATATGAGACATATCCTTCAAGTGGCTGGATAGTGCTTTCCAAGTATCAGTCATAAAATAGTTGATGTTCTTATATCTGACATTCCTGTAGACGGTTCTCGCGTAAAGTTCTCATTCTGCAAGcttgacaaaactcactgaaGAATTAAAATTTCTTAATCTGTGCTGCAGCTGTAAGCTGGTGATTCTGAAAATGCAAGAAATGTGAAAATAAATTTTTAATGGACATTACATGTAGGTACGGTAGTCTGTCCTTGCTCTGGCACATTTTAAAAAGATTTTGTGGTTACTGCTGCTTTGTTGTTGCCGAAACTTTACAATGGATGGATGGCTACAACTTTCTTGTAcctccggcaaggtttaacgcaaCCCGGACTCGGGTCTCCCACGGGGAAACGTCAAGGCCCTAcatcaacgccgcctcacgggcttgctggactgcccacgtctggattccgaggtctgagctgtgCAGAGCGgtggcccacctcgacgacaggatCTCCAGAGCAACTGCGATgcttcctataactacattgcactcccacagcatgtgtttgagtgttgctggtccttcctggcacagtTTGCATGTGTTGTCCTGATGCTTATCTTTGAAGACACGTTTCAGACAATAgattagggaaggtgttcatctggagctgtctccaggcgacagcctgcctcctgttcaattagGGACttggcggtgggtatatccttctggcgtttagatatgcactggttatgtcatTGGATCTGGTGAGCCTGTCCTGTTCTGCGCGAGGATCGCGTGTTcactatcgtgcgagaggcgttgccctgttcggtgCGGCGGATCATGTCTGGCGCCGTCCAGTGCACCGtctaggttcgggagcgcgtcgccttctgTGGTGACATGTgtggggaaccatatgatcctcgaacTCGCAGTTTTgaatctgcccgctttggccagaatggacagggcttccttgAAAATTCTCTCTTTGGTGCAATTCATTACTGCCGTTttcgagtcacttagtacgacttcgcatttctgttctgtgagggccagcgcgaTCGCTACTTCCTCCTCTATTTTAGAGTGTTTGGTGTACACACTGCATGCGATTCTGATTTTGTAGTTTGTGTCTATGACTTCGCATATTTGGATATTTGGCCGTTTGGATATTTGGCTGCGTCGACAAAATGAGCATTtctctccctgccgaatgaacggagcagagcttTGGCTCTTGCCTTTCATCtgcctcggttgtaatcggggtgcacgtttcttgggatttTTGCCACTGTAACGGTGTCTCTGATGTTGTGAAAGGACCGGAGGTATAACTGAGCCgtggggggtacctgcacttctCTGGGCccgttcttcggactcgaggtcgcaAACCGtcagggtggctttgcgatcgttcagaaagttcCTGACGTAGTTGTAGGtcctttcccccaggttcagattgGACACTTGTTtcaggatcgactcgtgagcaacgttgtcgaatgctttctccaggtctagccctggatggctctggtgtttcttgtcttgttGTCAAGAGTCTGGTTCTTCAGttgtaacattaaaaaaaaatttaaaactgCATTGTTCAATACAGCACTCTATATAGGCCCGCCTGCttcgtatttaaaaaaaatgcattatATATGCGCCTTTAGAGAATTAAGCTCCTGAAGTGGCGCAGACTGGTTTCACTGCCAGCTGGTAAGTAAAAGTCCTCATGAACCAGGCAAAAGGTGATACCAATTATTCTACTGAATGATCCAACCCAGAAAATGCTGTCTTGTTGCAAAATTTTGAGAGGaaacaaagcagtagtaagcaCTACACCTTAGAACAAAAAGATTATGCGCATCCCATACGTTGTTGGAATTGATGTTATATGAAGCATACTGTGGCAGCCAACTATCCAGCATTTTATGTCTTCCTGCAAAACAATACCAGATGGACTGATGTGTTTGTGTAATGCAAGCAATCGTCTGTGACAAAGCAACAAGACAGTGATGGTGACGACATGATAGCTGATATTTTGTACTTTGACAATGAAATGCTACAACCTGTTCCATTATGACCAGGGCTGATACCGCAAGCAGTACATTTTCGCACAGTGTCTAAATAGCACTAGCTGATGAGGGATGGAGATAATTAAATCTTCAAAGTATATTAGATTgatttatacccgtgtcacacaggcgtttggaaggccttccaaccaaTAGTCAGTTGACtaaaaggtcaagttcgagctgctacacagacgatttcgaaggccgccgagtcaatagtctatcaaGTCAACGGAGCACCCTACAACTCTATTGAAATCGCGATGGCCTTTGAgaaacggaagcggaaacagcgcgaacatgccctcccGTTCCCAGTgcgctcgtactcacggttagaaagaacaaatcaaaccaaaatgtgAGTGTTATTacttattcaataaagtatttttgccacttgatatgtgcaaactgcacatactctcgacaacagcgacgtgcttGTGTtcattccttcctccatgttgtcTAGTACACTCTCCCTCTACTCCatgtgcgttttttttaatgtataaacaaacaaaagaaattatagtgcttttaagtggtcTTAATGTTGTTTatcttttcgtgacatgaaaacgaaaataaagatccgcagcacCACACAATTTTTCGAGGAACACTTGAatcactcaacggcctttcaaaaatgccgtgtagcagcgcgacaactcctttgagtcgatagagttgtggcgtacCGAAGGCCGccaactggaaggccttccaaatgtgcccgtgtgacacaggtattacatCCTGCAAATAGCTTAAAGTTGAAATAAAAGCCCAAGTTCTTCTCAATGGAGCTACTGGAATGTCAAAGCAAGACGTCATTACACTCAGTGGTGCTTCTGCATCACGTGCATGCCACCTGCACCACACAAATAGCCAGCAGCAGCGAGAACAACTCGGAGATTCACCTGAAACCACTTTTGGAAACGCTTGCACAGCAAGGAGAGAGACAGAATTTAAGCACAACCCGCCAAGGTTGCTCAGcaactatggtgttaggctgctgagcacgaagtcgtgggatcgaatcccgactacagcggccgcatttcgattggggtgaaatgcgaaaatcacgttaaagaaccccaggtggtcgaaatttccggagtcctctactacggcgtgcctcataattagaaaggtgttttggcacgtaaaaccccataataaaaaaaattaagcacagTGAACTCCAGTTGACATCACTGGTGATCCGTAATTACTGTCACACACTTTGATAGATAAGTGTGCCTATGACTTTTTAACATTTCTCAACATCGTTTCTTCAAACTTTATTCTGTATTTCAACCATGTTTCATGCCAGTTTGTTTATTTCTTGGAGAATAGCACGCCTTGGATTAGTACATTGATGAGCAATCTTGTCATTAAGTGAGGCCGGACACTCTCCTTTTGAAGTGGTCAAAATTCTAAACATCCTCTGCAAGATAGACCATTGGGATCTTGAATGTGGCACTCTTAGAGAtgtaatctttctttctttttttattgatttatttaagacaatgaacaatagattgtcttaggggagacggctaaaggcaaacatttgcctgactaggccgtgccacccgtacattggcagcaaaatGGCAGTGGCAGTCTTTAAGCAGGTCACGCATGAAATTAAAATAGTACACATTTTccaacacttgagtacacaattcgcataagaagaaagaaaaaggtttaaagtttacacagttttctgaTCACTTGAAGCACAACAacaacagggaaaaaaaacatgtacgaaattttctatacctgtagttgaaaggttaaagtttatacagttttataaaaacaacaacaagaaaaaaaaaacgtacgaaATTTTCTACACCTGTAGTTGAAcattagtcttcggatagtaacaatttttttaccgttttcttaaagctttgcttagaaattccagaatttagcaggtccaataccaaggggtagtcgtttagaaggttgGGAAGTTGAACTactagtttttgatctccgtattttGTTCTAcaacgtggttttcctatcagagtttttctgaggttatagcTTGTCATTCTGCCATAttatttactttggaaggaacatttgtcttcccagaattgccgtgaaatttcgaggaataatttgtgtgaagttttgatgctgttaatattttatatttgttgTAGTATGGTTTAGTGATATCGgtacgttctaagttacctatcgTGCAGTGCGCGGTTTTGTagtgtttgaattgattttaAGTTAGTTTGTGGAGTGGTGGACCAAACTAGAAAACAATaagttaatcgagaatgtataagcgcgttgtaaatattgcgcttcacatttatcggtagcaaatatcgcaacctctttagcacaccgacagcatgagcaatattttttctaagaacatcgtgcggtgaccaggacatattttcatggaatataattcctaaaaatctggctgttggtgcctgttcgaggttgaccttctgaaaTTGAAGTGTTAGCTGAGGGTGGATTATTGTTCCTTGTGATTTAAACACTAGAtagttttagttatgtttaattggagtttgaatgaagggaaaatgagacatccacccgttcgtagctattgctacgaACGCGATtatatacgcggatgatactaacGTGTTCTTCTCAGGAAGCGAAATAGGAAATCTTTTTGAGCAAGCTAACATTTGGTTACTAAGCTTGTAAGGAGCTTGTAAGCTTGTAACTTCAAAAGGAGAGTGTCTGGCCTCACTTAATGACAAGAAGCTTGCTTACATCTAGCAACTAAGCTTGTGGCTAAATGCAAATAAACTGTAATACTGCAACTGTAATACTGCAACTGTAATACTGTAAACTGCAAATAAACTGTAATAAACAAGTAAGAAAACATGAGCCCTTTATAGCTTACGCAAATAAACTTTATTGCGCGTGAACAGGCAACTTCAAAATGGCCATGTATATGACTAGATATGCTGTGAAATTCCACAAGCGGCTGCGCCAGCAAAGCCGCATTAATTGCACTCATGATTATCCTTGTGCCAGTCGTCCATTCTCCTTATCAGTGGCCTGTCAATGTTGAAGCTGTAACATGCTGAAGACGTCATGAGGCGTTTCGTGTGAAGAAGGCCACAGATAGTCTCCGTACTAAGCTTGTTCCGCAGTTTTGTCTTCAGGTTGTTTACAGCCGAAAATACCCGCTCAACTGCTGCACTAGAATGTGGCAAGCACAGCATAGCTGTCACAAACTCGGTCAATGCAGGAAAAGCGGCGCTTCCATCACAATGTTTCTGAGTAAACACGACTGCCCAGAACTCGTGCAACGAGGTATCTTCGCTTGTAGGGATATCAGCGTTCCTTAAATATCGCCATTCGGTATCCAAAGATTGCAAGGCTTTGCCGGAGACTAAATTCGGAAAGGCTTGTGCCAATGGTGCAAGAGACGCTGCCTTCCCCGTCATGGACACAGTAGGATCTAGGAGTTCGAGATGTTTTAAAACCGGCTCTTGAAAGGGGATACGCTTCAGAACTTGGTCGACACTCTCAATGTAAAAATCAAGGCACTTTAAGCGGAAGAACTGACGTTGCTCAGTGGTAACTGAACATTCTCTGGATGACAATAATGCAGTTGCTTGACCGCCGACGTACATGTCTTCCAAAGACACAAAACATTTGGGGTTCTTGAATTCAACTTTTGCCACCTCAACTCCCTGTGTGCAGGACCGCTTGAGATAACAATCCATAATTGTCCTCACGCAGGCTTCCGCACTTCTCAAGAGCTTGTGCAACTGTGGAGCATCACTTTGCATTTGCTTGTTCAAATTGTTAAAGAGAGGTAGAACGAAGCTGAGGAATATcaaaaacaacttgttcagaggATCTTGCAGTCTCTGGTAGATTGTTTCCGATGCCAAAAGCCTGTCTGTAGAAATCGCAGATGCAAAATATGCCTCGAGGGCATCATACTGCTCTAGAAAGCGGTCGACTGCAGCAAGCAATGAGAGCCACCTTGTTTGACTTGGATGAAGAAGCTTGTGCGGCTTCAGTTCAAgaagagcctgaaatttcttcaACGGACTTTTAGGACTTGAGTTGAAGTAACTGTAGACGTCCCGCACGAGATCTTCAACAACACGTGGAAGTTTCGAGCAAGCGTACGATGCGCACAAGTGAAAGGAATGACACGTGCACTTAAGAATGAACAAGCCGGGAATCTCCTTCTTCAGCAGTACCATCACAGAATGTTTACTACCCATCATGACACTTGCGCCGTCTGCAGCAAAGCCAACTAGATTGTCTTTATAAGGAACACCCGCTCTCTGAAAAGTACCAGTAAGGGCACTATAAAGGCCAGTGGCACTCACATCCGTCACAGGGATGAGATCAAAGAAAGCATCAGTCACTTTATCTTTTTCGAAAACCCTTGTAACAACACACAAGTGCTTGTGGCAGCTGACGTCCGTTGACTCGTCAACCATGACTGAAAATTTCTTTTCTCGAAGTAGCCTCCACAGCCGCGATTCGCTCTCCTCGCCTGTCACGACCTTCGTTATCACTGATGTTTTTCTTCTACTGCAGGCAATCTGCTTTGCAATATCCGAGTCCGGGCAAATTTTTTTCACGAGCTTTGGCAGATGGTCCATGACCGTAAAGGGCAGGCTGTGCTCGGCGACAAACATAGCCATTCTTACTTCAGCTTCTTTAACCTGTGAAGAGATAGCAATGCTAGGCATTGCTTGCATCAGCGTTGGCTGGGACATAAGCTTTCTGGCAATTTCTTCATGTTTCGCAGATTTCATGTGCCGTTCCAACAGTTTCTTGCCGGCAATTAGGTTCATGTCGCATGTTTTGCAGTGCGCATAACGGTTGCCCTTCTTGCTTTGTTGCAGCCAACTTTGAAACGCTTTCTCATGCTCCCAAGCTGGCTTGTACTTTTGctggtattttcttttcttcggttTTGGACTGCTCTTCTGTCGGTCTGGAGACTCTGAACCAGTGTCACTGCAACTTGCCATTATGGTGAAGCTTCCAATACACCTGTAATGCAAGCACCAATGCACTTAATGAGGAGCAAATAAATGGCATAGGCATGACTGCCTACTGCCACAAGCAATGTCACCACGCGGTGTCGCGTACTTATGATTGTGTGAAGGCAGTTAGACACGTTGACGAAGTTGAACAATAAACTGTAAGCAAT contains the following coding sequences:
- the LOC139051676 gene encoding uncharacterized protein; this translates as MDCYLKRSCTQGVEVAKVEFKNPKCFVSLEDMYVGGQATALLSSRECSVTTEQRQFFRLKCLDFYIESVDQVLKRIPFQEPVLKHLELLDPTVSMTGKAASLAPLAQAFPNLVSGKALQSLDTEWRYLRNADIPTSEDTSLHEFWAVVFTQKHCDGSAAFPALTEFVTAMLCLPHSSAAVERVFSAVNNLKTKLRNKLSTETICGLLHTKRLMTSSACYSFNIDRPLIRRMDDWHKDNHECN